A genomic window from Bacteroidota bacterium includes:
- a CDS encoding cystathionine gamma-synthase: MEKKVGFSTKAIHAGQEPDPTTGAVMTPVYLTSTYVQEELGKHKGYEYSRVSNPTRTALEQNIAALENGAEGMAFGSGMVAIDSIFRLLKMGDHVIVSHNVYGGTYRIAKTIWEDWRLEFDFVDTTDLTNVKKALKQNTKMIFIETPTNPTMEITDIAAIAKLAKTEGVLSVVDNTFATPYLQQPLNYGIDIVMHSLTKYLNGHSDMIGGIVVTSNKKIAERLRFFQKAIGGILSPFDSWLCLRGTKTLAVRMEHHGKAAMQVAQWLAKQKQVKQVYYPGLPSHPQYNLAKKQMKNFGGMIAFDLGSLDAAKKFLKKVRVCALAESLGGVESLISHPASMTHASIPPEQRKKIGVTDGLVRISVGLEDVNDIIEDLKNAMK; this comes from the coding sequence ATGGAAAAGAAAGTAGGATTTTCAACGAAAGCAATCCACGCCGGTCAGGAACCCGACCCAACAACCGGCGCCGTGATGACACCCGTTTATTTAACATCAACTTATGTGCAGGAAGAATTAGGTAAACACAAAGGTTACGAGTACTCGCGCGTCTCAAATCCAACACGAACTGCCCTCGAGCAAAACATTGCTGCACTCGAAAACGGGGCTGAGGGAATGGCTTTCGGCTCAGGTATGGTTGCCATTGATTCGATATTTAGACTTTTAAAGATGGGCGATCATGTAATTGTTTCGCATAATGTTTATGGCGGCACTTACAGAATCGCAAAAACGATATGGGAAGATTGGCGGCTTGAATTCGACTTTGTTGATACTACAGATCTTACAAATGTAAAAAAGGCGTTAAAGCAAAATACAAAAATGATTTTTATCGAAACTCCCACTAATCCGACGATGGAAATTACCGATATTGCTGCAATTGCAAAATTAGCCAAAACCGAAGGTGTACTTTCTGTTGTAGATAATACTTTTGCAACACCATATTTACAGCAGCCGCTAAATTACGGAATCGATATCGTGATGCACAGTCTTACTAAATATCTCAACGGACACAGCGATATGATTGGCGGGATAGTAGTAACAAGCAACAAAAAAATTGCAGAACGTTTACGCTTCTTCCAAAAAGCTATTGGCGGAATTCTAAGTCCGTTCGATTCGTGGTTGTGCTTGCGCGGAACTAAAACACTTGCAGTCAGAATGGAACATCACGGTAAAGCCGCTATGCAAGTTGCGCAATGGTTGGCAAAACAGAAACAGGTTAAGCAAGTTTATTATCCCGGACTCCCCTCGCATCCTCAATACAATTTAGCGAAGAAGCAGATGAAAAATTTTGGAGGAATGATTGCCTTCGATTTAGGAAGTTTAGATGCTGCGAAAAAATTTTTGAAGAAAGTTCGTGTATGTGCACTTGCCGAAAGTTTAGGCGGAGTCGAATCTCTTATTTCTCACCCTGCTTCAATGACTCATGCATCCATCCCACCCGAACAGCGCAAGAAGATCGGCGTAACTGATGGCTTGGTTAGAATTTCAGTGGGACTTGAAGACGTGAATGATATCATTGAAGATTTGAAAAATGCGATGAAGTAG
- the lysS gene encoding lysine--tRNA ligase: MLRRREELNELIARGINPYPYQFDRQNYTKELIENFKDDSPQHDISIAGRIMSIRRMGKASFCHIQDSTGKIQVYLKKDELGEIYDAFRLMDIGDIIGVKGYSFRTKMGEISIHAQSLELLSKSLRPLPIVKEKIDEAGNKIIYDPFSDKELRYRQRYVDLIVNSDVREVFVKRSKIMSAIREFFNERDYLEVETPILQPLYGGAFARPFVTHHNALDIDLYLRIADELYLKRLIVGGYDGVYEFAKDFRNEGMDKTHNPEFTMLELYVAYKDYIWMMELVEQMISHIVLKVHGTTKIKVGNNEIDFTSPWTRLTMFDAIKQFTSKDISNLTEVELHKVAKELHVEVDPNANGGKVIDEIFGELVEPKLIQPTFITDYPIEMSPLAKKHRSKEGTVERFEAIVNGSELCNAFSELNDPLDQRARFEEQAKLRARGDEEANVLDEDFLRALEYGMPPTAGLGIGIDRLTMLMTNQDSIRDVLFFPQMKPE; encoded by the coding sequence ATGCTGCGACGGCGAGAAGAACTCAACGAGCTTATCGCCCGCGGTATCAATCCATACCCATATCAATTTGATCGTCAAAATTACACTAAAGAATTAATCGAGAATTTTAAAGACGATTCGCCCCAACATGATATTTCGATTGCCGGTAGAATTATGTCAATCCGCCGAATGGGAAAAGCTTCATTCTGCCACATCCAAGATTCAACCGGAAAAATTCAGGTTTATCTAAAAAAAGATGAACTCGGTGAAATTTACGATGCTTTCAGGTTGATGGATATTGGGGATATAATCGGTGTGAAGGGTTACAGCTTCAGAACCAAAATGGGTGAGATTTCCATTCATGCACAGAGTTTAGAACTTTTATCAAAATCGCTGCGACCACTACCGATAGTAAAAGAAAAAATTGACGAAGCCGGAAACAAAATCATATATGATCCCTTCTCAGATAAAGAACTTCGCTACCGTCAACGATATGTAGATTTAATTGTAAACTCCGATGTGCGGGAAGTGTTTGTTAAACGGTCGAAAATAATGAGTGCCATCCGGGAATTTTTCAATGAAAGAGATTATTTAGAAGTTGAAACTCCGATTCTACAACCGCTATACGGTGGTGCATTCGCCCGTCCATTTGTTACACATCATAACGCATTGGATATCGATTTATATTTGAGAATTGCTGATGAGCTTTATTTGAAACGACTTATAGTCGGCGGATATGATGGCGTTTATGAGTTTGCCAAAGATTTCCGAAACGAAGGAATGGATAAAACTCATAATCCGGAATTCACGATGCTTGAACTTTACGTAGCATACAAAGATTATATATGGATGATGGAGTTGGTTGAGCAGATGATCAGCCATATCGTTTTGAAAGTTCACGGCACTACAAAAATTAAAGTCGGAAATAACGAAATTGATTTTACCTCACCGTGGACTCGTTTAACGATGTTCGATGCGATTAAGCAATTTACGAGCAAAGATATCAGTAATTTAACCGAAGTCGAACTGCACAAGGTAGCAAAGGAGTTACATGTAGAGGTCGATCCTAATGCAAACGGGGGCAAAGTGATAGACGAAATTTTCGGTGAGTTGGTCGAACCCAAACTTATTCAACCGACATTCATCACCGATTATCCAATTGAGATGTCGCCTCTTGCAAAAAAACACCGTTCGAAAGAAGGAACTGTTGAGCGTTTCGAAGCTATTGTTAATGGGAGTGAACTTTGCAACGCTTTTTCAGAACTCAACGACCCTCTCGATCAGCGGGCTCGTTTTGAAGAACAAGCTAAACTTCGTGCACGTGGTGACGAGGAAGCAAACGTGTTGGATGAGGATTTCCTGAGAGCTCTCGAATACGGTATGCCTCCGACTGCGGGATTAGGTATCGGCATAGATCGACTTACAATGTTAATGACAAATCAAGATTCAATCAGAGATGTATTATTTTTTCCACAAATGAAACCGGAGTAA
- a CDS encoding TonB-dependent receptor, producing MRVFIFISLLLILFLQTAFSGIYGVLEGTIKDKESGQVLPGVNVLIVGTTMGTVTDVNGDYQISNVKASSYDVQFSLIGYRTALQKGITIAPDLRTKINVALTATDIELNEIEVIAERPLIQRDVTSTTYNVGSVRLEKLPVTSMQEVLTLQPGVTLEGHVRGGKTSEVLYFVDGLPIQDVIGGGAGAELPKSAITEMSIQTGGFDAEYGNALSGIVNIITKTSTDRHKFQVRLDKDNWLGGKQVSKVTDAEISASGPIMQNFGYFSAFNLHLTDTRWWQDFQHFFKYPIQRELSNFSKLDYNFGNGKRLSLSAISSFKRWRDYEFSWRFNLDGLPPRSRDAIRVSAAWNHSLSEKTFYNVNLSLYSLSQKINEGSKNSIDTSVYQYDFYLQYITEGNRAWWVDQQQNIYTLKADITSQIVKSHLFKVGLEFNQYSIFSDMLKYEPRKTYFGKPLVSESQLNYSSNYKYYPRSGSFYIQDKFDEEGFTLNLGGRFDFLDPTAERPMVERGIANIDTLSRDTTYSQVVTKFIKSKFKYSISPRIGLSAPIDVNGYIFINYGEYFQFPLFDYLYSGLNNVAIAKGARALMGNPDLLPEKTKAWEISVKYIFWNQLVVSATYFNKNTTNQIDTKTLIPLNSRYAGDFGFAEYVNNPYAEANGLEVSASREHGEFVNGTISYTYMVAKGLSEYVNQSLNYAQWGFALFPKPFYLSWDQRHTVKGNIEFSLPSDLFINVLFQFNTPKPYTHYPTKDGFNPPASSKDSTLIKSFIPNNARMKDFSNIDIKASKKFVIGFMKNMKLYVYVDFRNVLNAKNVRWVDSNGRIGGELDDPSAYFQPRRTRAGIRLEF from the coding sequence ATGCGTGTTTTTATTTTTATTTCGTTGCTGTTAATTTTATTTTTACAAACAGCTTTCAGCGGTATATATGGTGTTCTCGAAGGGACAATAAAAGATAAAGAGTCGGGGCAAGTTTTGCCCGGTGTAAATGTTCTGATTGTTGGTACTACTATGGGTACTGTTACCGATGTAAATGGTGATTACCAAATTTCAAATGTCAAAGCCAGTTCTTATGATGTGCAATTCTCGCTTATAGGATACCGGACTGCTTTACAAAAAGGTATCACTATTGCTCCTGATTTACGCACCAAAATAAATGTAGCACTAACTGCCACCGACATCGAATTAAACGAAATCGAGGTAATTGCTGAACGTCCATTGATACAGCGCGATGTAACATCGACTACATATAACGTCGGTAGTGTCCGTCTCGAAAAACTTCCCGTAACATCTATGCAAGAAGTCTTAACTCTGCAGCCGGGAGTTACGCTTGAAGGTCACGTTCGAGGTGGTAAAACTTCGGAAGTACTCTACTTTGTTGACGGTTTACCGATACAGGATGTGATTGGCGGTGGCGCCGGTGCAGAACTTCCCAAAAGTGCAATTACAGAAATGAGCATACAAACCGGAGGGTTCGATGCTGAATACGGAAACGCATTATCGGGAATTGTGAACATCATTACAAAAACAAGTACCGACAGGCACAAATTTCAAGTACGACTTGATAAAGATAATTGGTTAGGTGGGAAGCAGGTAAGTAAGGTTACGGATGCTGAAATATCAGCAAGCGGACCGATTATGCAAAATTTTGGCTATTTTAGTGCCTTCAATTTACATCTGACTGATACGCGGTGGTGGCAGGATTTTCAGCACTTCTTTAAATATCCAATCCAACGTGAATTATCTAACTTCTCAAAACTCGATTACAATTTCGGGAATGGAAAGCGATTAAGTTTATCAGCAATTTCTTCATTCAAGCGTTGGCGCGACTACGAATTTAGCTGGCGGTTTAATCTTGATGGCTTACCACCTCGTTCGAGAGATGCAATTCGGGTATCAGCTGCTTGGAATCATTCTCTCTCCGAAAAAACTTTTTATAATGTCAATTTAAGTTTGTATTCATTAAGTCAAAAGATCAACGAAGGTTCAAAAAATAGTATTGATACCTCAGTCTATCAATACGATTTTTATTTACAATACATTACTGAAGGGAATAGAGCTTGGTGGGTGGATCAGCAGCAAAATATATATACACTGAAAGCTGATATAACAAGCCAAATTGTAAAAAGCCATTTGTTCAAAGTGGGTCTTGAGTTTAATCAATATTCAATTTTTTCGGATATGCTTAAATACGAACCCCGCAAAACTTATTTCGGAAAACCACTCGTCAGTGAATCACAGTTGAATTATTCCTCCAACTATAAATATTATCCTCGAAGTGGTAGTTTTTATATACAGGATAAATTTGATGAAGAAGGATTTACGCTTAATCTTGGAGGTAGGTTTGATTTCCTTGACCCGACTGCCGAGAGGCCAATGGTTGAAAGGGGAATTGCTAATATCGATACACTATCCAGAGACACTACATACAGCCAAGTCGTTACAAAGTTTATCAAATCAAAATTCAAATATTCTATAAGTCCACGTATTGGATTGTCGGCACCAATAGATGTTAATGGATATATATTTATTAATTATGGCGAGTACTTTCAATTTCCACTATTTGATTACCTATATTCAGGTTTGAACAATGTAGCTATCGCAAAAGGGGCTCGTGCATTAATGGGTAATCCCGATTTACTTCCCGAAAAAACTAAAGCATGGGAAATAAGCGTGAAATATATTTTCTGGAATCAATTAGTTGTAAGTGCAACCTATTTTAATAAAAATACTACCAACCAAATTGATACTAAAACACTTATTCCACTTAATAGCCGGTATGCAGGCGATTTCGGTTTTGCTGAATACGTAAATAATCCTTATGCTGAAGCCAATGGATTAGAGGTTAGTGCTTCACGAGAACACGGAGAGTTCGTAAATGGTACAATCTCATATACTTATATGGTGGCGAAAGGTTTGAGCGAGTATGTGAACCAATCATTAAACTATGCCCAATGGGGTTTTGCTCTATTTCCAAAACCCTTTTACCTAAGTTGGGACCAGCGCCACACCGTGAAGGGAAATATTGAATTTTCACTTCCGTCCGATTTATTCATCAATGTTTTATTCCAATTTAATACACCAAAACCATACACACATTATCCCACGAAAGACGGTTTTAACCCTCCGGCTTCAAGTAAAGATTCAACGCTCATAAAATCATTTATTCCAAACAACGCGAGGATGAAGGATTTTTCAAACATAGATATTAAAGCCTCTAAAAAATTTGTAATTGGTTTTATGAAAAATATGAAACTATATGTTTATGTTGATTTTCGAAATGTGTTAAACGCTAAAAATGTAAGATGGGTCGATTCGAACGGACGAATCGGAGGTGAATTGGATGACCCTTCGGCTTATTTCCAGCCACGGCGAACACGAGCTGGAATAAGATTAGAATTTTAA
- the larB gene encoding nickel pincer cofactor biosynthesis protein LarB has protein sequence MNKEYLSKLLADYKTGILSQDELLKTILIFESESLGFATIDHHRTIRKGFPEVILCQGKTSEQVAVIASKIIQRNQPLLATRATHEQYKAVQKKTKKAHYDKVARIIYANKPNKPAANKKNVLVVSAGTIDIPVAEEACLTLEMLGNPAERLYDVGVAGIHRLFSNYDKIMTANVIIVVAGMEGALPSVVGGLVDVPVIAVPTSGGYGASFGGVAALLGMLNTCASGVTVVNIDNGFGAGFAASMMNR, from the coding sequence ATGAACAAAGAATATCTTTCAAAACTATTAGCAGATTATAAAACCGGGATATTATCACAGGATGAATTGTTAAAAACAATATTGATTTTTGAATCCGAATCTTTAGGGTTCGCGACAATTGACCATCATAGGACTATTCGCAAGGGATTCCCGGAAGTTATACTTTGTCAAGGAAAAACTTCTGAACAAGTTGCTGTTATCGCTTCAAAAATTATTCAACGGAATCAACCATTGCTGGCAACTCGGGCAACTCATGAACAATACAAAGCTGTACAAAAAAAAACAAAGAAGGCACACTACGACAAAGTTGCCCGCATTATTTACGCAAACAAACCTAACAAACCTGCAGCAAATAAAAAAAATGTTCTCGTTGTATCAGCTGGGACGATTGATATACCTGTTGCAGAAGAAGCCTGCCTTACTCTGGAAATGTTAGGAAATCCGGCGGAACGCCTCTACGATGTTGGAGTTGCTGGGATTCACCGTTTGTTTTCAAACTACGATAAAATAATGACAGCAAATGTAATTATCGTAGTTGCGGGTATGGAGGGTGCACTGCCGAGTGTAGTTGGTGGACTTGTTGATGTTCCTGTGATTGCTGTTCCAACATCAGGTGGATACGGTGCAAGTTTTGGCGGTGTCGCCGCTTTACTCGGAATGCTCAATACATGCGCATCTGGAGTTACTGTTGTAAACATTGATAACGGATTCGGAGCCGGCTTCGCTGCGAGCATGATGAATAGATGA
- a CDS encoding cystathionine beta-synthase: MDIKENILKTIGNTPIVKLNKISKGYKPQIFLKLEFFNPGGSVKDRIGIEIIEDAERDGRLRPGGTIVEATSGNTGVGLALAAAVKNYKCIFTIPDKMSNEKVQLLRAFGAEVIITPTAVAHESPESYTEVAKRIVRETPNSILANQFYNQKNPEAHYKTTGPEIWEQTDGQIDYFVAGVGTGGTISGVGKYLKEKNPKIKNIVADPTGSILRDFLETKKNPDTFKPYKVEGIGLDWIPGTLHLDYVDEVIEVTDKEAFTIGRRLAREEGIFSGGSSGTALAAALKIAERLNEKQIIVVLIPDTGERYLSKMYNDNWMREHSFLIPEKVTMRYVIQGKAKNLPHLISVDSSATVQHAFDLIKQFDISQIPVIDKGKSVGSIDDGDLMSAVLENSTLLDKPVSQIMKPTYPIIGIEAPIEHAVELLTKKNSAVIIEENKKIAGIVTRYDVIEYMSR, from the coding sequence ATGGATATCAAAGAAAACATTTTAAAAACAATTGGTAACACACCTATCGTAAAATTAAATAAAATTTCGAAGGGTTATAAACCACAAATTTTTCTTAAGTTAGAATTCTTTAATCCCGGCGGTTCTGTGAAAGACAGAATCGGAATTGAGATAATAGAGGATGCAGAGCGTGATGGCAGGCTTCGACCAGGTGGAACAATCGTTGAAGCTACATCGGGTAATACTGGTGTTGGACTTGCACTTGCAGCAGCCGTTAAAAATTATAAGTGTATCTTTACAATCCCTGACAAAATGAGTAACGAGAAAGTTCAATTATTGCGGGCTTTTGGCGCCGAAGTAATTATTACTCCAACCGCAGTCGCTCACGAATCACCCGAAAGTTATACAGAAGTAGCAAAACGTATCGTTCGCGAAACTCCGAATTCAATTTTAGCAAACCAATTTTACAATCAAAAAAATCCTGAAGCACATTACAAAACAACAGGACCGGAAATATGGGAACAGACCGACGGGCAAATCGATTACTTTGTCGCTGGGGTAGGAACAGGGGGTACAATCAGTGGAGTTGGGAAATATTTAAAAGAGAAAAATCCAAAAATAAAAAACATCGTTGCCGATCCAACCGGATCGATATTGAGGGATTTTCTGGAAACAAAAAAAAATCCGGATACCTTTAAACCATACAAGGTTGAAGGGATTGGTTTGGACTGGATTCCGGGAACGTTGCATCTCGATTATGTTGATGAAGTAATCGAGGTAACGGATAAAGAAGCTTTTACAATTGGAAGACGTTTAGCTCGTGAGGAAGGAATCTTTTCTGGCGGGTCTTCTGGAACTGCATTAGCTGCTGCACTAAAAATCGCAGAACGCCTGAACGAAAAACAAATAATTGTCGTCCTTATACCCGATACCGGCGAGCGTTATCTCAGCAAAATGTACAACGACAACTGGATGCGCGAGCACAGTTTCCTGATTCCCGAAAAAGTTACAATGCGCTATGTGATTCAAGGAAAAGCCAAAAACCTGCCACACCTGATTTCTGTCGATTCATCTGCAACTGTGCAACACGCATTTGACCTGATTAAACAATTCGATATTTCTCAGATTCCAGTAATCGACAAAGGAAAATCGGTAGGAAGCATCGACGATGGCGATTTAATGTCGGCAGTTCTCGAAAATTCGACTCTCCTCGATAAACCTGTTAGCCAAATTATGAAACCGACATACCCGATCATCGGAATCGAAGCGCCCATTGAACACGCAGTCGAATTATTAACAAAGAAGAACTCAGCAGTCATCATTGAAGAGAATAAAAAAATCGCTGGCATCGTTACCCGTTATGATGTGATTGAATATATGTCGAGATAA
- a CDS encoding calcium/sodium antiporter yields MDLFTLILFLLGLVLLIIGADLLVRGASRIATLVGVSPLVIGLTVVAYGTSAPELAVGIHSAYIDRPDLILGTVIGSNIFNILLILGISAIITPLIVKQQLIKIDVPLMIGISVLAWILSLDGKINRTDGIILFFIVIVYTVFSIRQSRKESKATREEYEKEFGIEKNKKQSPLILQIFLILFGGALLILGSNFLVEGAVELAKYFGISELVIGLTIVAAGTSLPEVATSVVAAIKGEKDIAVGNVVGSNIFNILSVLGLTSIVAPNGISVSPAALNFDIPIMIAVAIACLPIFFTGNSISRWEGAVFFGYYIAYILYLILEATQHDMLWAFSDVMLFFIIPITAITLVIVSYRELKRKIKISINEREIWKRK; encoded by the coding sequence ATGGACCTGTTCACTCTTATATTATTTTTATTAGGACTCGTATTATTAATAATCGGAGCCGATCTATTAGTAAGAGGCGCATCGAGGATTGCAACACTAGTTGGAGTTTCACCTCTTGTAATCGGTTTAACTGTTGTTGCTTACGGAACAAGCGCCCCCGAACTTGCCGTTGGCATTCACTCTGCTTACATCGACCGGCCAGATCTCATTCTTGGCACTGTCATAGGTAGCAACATATTTAATATACTTCTGATATTAGGCATCTCGGCTATAATTACTCCTCTTATAGTCAAGCAACAATTGATTAAAATCGATGTCCCACTAATGATAGGAATTTCTGTTTTAGCTTGGATACTCTCATTAGACGGGAAGATCAACCGAACAGATGGTATTATATTATTTTTTATCGTTATCGTTTACACAGTATTTTCTATACGCCAAAGTCGGAAAGAAAGCAAAGCGACTAGAGAAGAGTATGAGAAGGAATTCGGAATAGAAAAAAACAAAAAACAAAGTCCGCTTATTCTTCAAATATTTTTAATTCTATTTGGAGGAGCTCTTCTGATTTTAGGATCGAACTTTCTTGTAGAGGGTGCAGTAGAGTTGGCAAAATATTTTGGTATAAGTGAATTAGTAATTGGTTTAACTATAGTTGCGGCGGGCACATCCTTACCGGAAGTGGCTACATCCGTAGTTGCGGCAATAAAGGGCGAAAAAGATATAGCTGTAGGTAACGTCGTTGGCAGCAACATCTTCAACATTCTATCCGTTCTTGGGCTGACAAGTATAGTCGCACCTAACGGAATTTCAGTTTCACCCGCCGCATTAAATTTTGATATACCTATAATGATAGCAGTTGCCATAGCTTGTCTGCCAATATTTTTTACAGGCAACTCTATTTCACGATGGGAAGGTGCTGTATTCTTTGGCTATTATATCGCCTATATTTTATACTTAATCCTGGAAGCAACCCAACACGATATGCTGTGGGCTTTCAGTGATGTGATGTTGTTTTTTATTATCCCAATCACTGCCATTACACTCGTCATTGTTAGTTACAGAGAATTAAAGAGAAAAATTAAAATTTCAATAAACGAAAGGGAAATATGGAAAAGAAAGTAG